A single genomic interval of Arthrobacter sp. NicSoilB8 harbors:
- a CDS encoding DUF6325 family protein, whose product MTTTPETEAHGPVDFVLLEFPMAGLTGRASEELAKLIEQGVVRLFDLLVVMKNEDGTVEVLELTDPGGPAAGFSYFEGARTGLLGDDDIAEAAAALLPGTVAALIVYENTWAAPFVAAVRESGGELVASTRIPAPDVMEALDALEARDAAPAADA is encoded by the coding sequence GTGACAACCACACCGGAGACCGAGGCGCACGGCCCGGTCGACTTCGTACTCCTCGAGTTCCCCATGGCGGGACTGACAGGACGGGCTAGCGAGGAACTCGCTAAGCTCATCGAACAGGGCGTGGTCCGCCTCTTCGACCTCCTCGTCGTCATGAAAAACGAAGACGGCACCGTCGAGGTGCTCGAACTGACGGACCCGGGCGGTCCGGCGGCAGGCTTCTCCTACTTCGAGGGGGCCCGGACCGGGCTTCTGGGCGATGACGATATCGCCGAGGCGGCTGCCGCGTTGCTCCCGGGGACGGTCGCCGCGCTCATTGTCTATGAGAACACCTGGGCGGCACCATTCGTGGCGGCCGTGCGTGAAAGCGGGGGCGAGCTCGTCGCGAGCACGCGGATCCCCGCGCCGGACGTCATGGAAGCACTCGACGCCCTCGAGGCCCGCGACGCCGCGCCGGCGGCGGACGCATAA
- the ftsX gene encoding permease-like cell division protein FtsX: MRLAFVLSEIGSGLRRNLSMVISVILVTFVSLTFVGAAGMLQLQINQMKGYWYDKVQVAIFLCSDGSTAPGCATGPATPEQEDNLRQLLQSPAVAQYVNDFQYESKDDAYKHFKEQFSNSPIVDSVTPDQLPASFRINMKDPEKYEIISETFSSQAGVETVIDQRQLLERLFSAMNAASLVAVSIAGVMIICAILLIATTIRLSAFSRRRETGIMRLVGASKMVIQLPFILEGVIAAVIGAALASGTLWAVAHFFLGEVLSKQYPDTAFISPGQTLILAPALIGLGVVLAGISSLLTLRRYLRV; encoded by the coding sequence GTGAGGCTGGCATTCGTTCTCAGCGAGATCGGCAGCGGCCTGCGCCGCAACCTGTCCATGGTCATCTCCGTCATCCTGGTGACCTTCGTGTCCCTGACGTTCGTCGGCGCCGCCGGCATGCTGCAGCTGCAGATCAACCAGATGAAGGGCTACTGGTACGACAAAGTCCAGGTGGCGATCTTCCTTTGCAGTGACGGCTCGACGGCGCCCGGCTGCGCCACCGGACCGGCCACACCGGAGCAGGAAGACAACCTGCGCCAGCTCCTGCAGTCGCCCGCGGTGGCCCAGTACGTCAACGACTTCCAGTACGAATCCAAGGACGACGCCTACAAGCATTTCAAGGAACAGTTCTCCAATTCCCCGATCGTAGACTCCGTGACACCGGACCAGCTTCCGGCCTCGTTCCGGATCAACATGAAGGATCCGGAGAAGTACGAGATCATCAGCGAGACCTTCTCCTCCCAGGCCGGCGTGGAGACCGTGATCGACCAGCGGCAGCTGCTGGAGCGCTTGTTCTCGGCCATGAACGCGGCATCCCTGGTGGCAGTCAGCATCGCCGGCGTCATGATCATTTGCGCCATCCTGCTGATCGCGACCACCATCCGGCTGTCCGCGTTCAGCCGCCGCCGTGAAACGGGCATCATGCGGCTGGTGGGCGCGTCCAAGATGGTCATCCAGCTGCCGTTTATCCTCGAAGGCGTCATCGCCGCGGTAATCGGCGCGGCCCTGGCCTCCGGAACCCTCTGGGCCGTGGCCCACTTCTTCCTCGGCGAGGTCCTGTCCAAGCAGTATCCGGACACCGCATTCATCTCGCCCGGGCAGACCCTGATCCTGGCACCCGCCCTGATTGGCCTGGGCGTCGTCCTGGCCGGAATTTCCTCCCTGCTGACCCTCCGCCGGTACTTGAGGGTCTAG
- the ftsE gene encoding cell division ATP-binding protein FtsE, with amino-acid sequence MIRFENVTKVYDQKARPALDSINLEIDRGEFAFLVGASGSGKSTFLRLVLKEDRASSGAVYVAGQNVANISSWRVPRLRRGIGVVFQDFRLLPQKTVFANVAFAMQVIGKSRSVIRDTVPEVLKTVGLEGKENRLPHELSGGEQQRVAIARAVVNRPGILLADEPTGNLDPTTSMGIMGVLDKINQNGTTVVMATHDDDIVNEMRKRVVELKNGVVIRDEARALYTSMIPVVGQSRRLRDASGRDEPPVAVSPRAETRAAARAEVRTAGEGQA; translated from the coding sequence ATGATCCGTTTCGAAAATGTCACCAAGGTCTATGACCAGAAGGCGCGGCCGGCGCTGGATTCGATCAACCTTGAGATCGACCGTGGCGAATTTGCCTTTCTCGTCGGCGCCTCCGGGTCCGGCAAGTCGACCTTCCTGCGCCTGGTCCTCAAGGAGGACCGCGCCTCCTCCGGCGCCGTCTACGTCGCCGGCCAGAACGTCGCCAACATCTCCAGCTGGCGCGTGCCGCGGCTGCGGCGCGGCATCGGCGTCGTCTTCCAGGATTTCCGCCTCCTGCCGCAGAAGACCGTCTTCGCCAACGTCGCCTTCGCCATGCAGGTCATCGGCAAGAGCCGCAGCGTCATCCGCGACACCGTCCCCGAGGTCCTCAAGACGGTCGGCCTTGAAGGCAAGGAAAACCGCCTCCCGCACGAACTCTCCGGCGGTGAGCAGCAGCGCGTGGCGATCGCCCGCGCCGTCGTAAACCGGCCCGGCATCCTGCTCGCCGACGAACCCACCGGAAACCTGGACCCCACGACCTCCATGGGCATCATGGGCGTGCTGGACAAGATCAACCAGAACGGCACCACCGTCGTGATGGCAACGCACGACGACGACATCGTCAACGAGATGCGCAAACGGGTGGTCGAACTCAAGAACGGCGTCGTGATCCGCGACGAGGCCAGGGCCCTCTACACCTCCATGATTCCGGTGGTGGGACAGTCGCGCCGCCTGCGCGACGCCAGCGGCCGGGACGAACCCCCCGTCGCCGTCTCTCCCCGTGCCGAAACACGCGCCGCAGCGCGCGCCGAGGTCCGCACCGCAGGGGAGGGTCAGGCGTGA
- a CDS encoding CrcB family protein: protein MKRALDERRAVPRPGVPGWKAWAAVAVGGLIGTELRFGAGLMFPESAGAVPWTTLAINVAGSFVLATLTTIWIARPKTAFWLRAGIGPGLLGSFTTFSALVIVIDQQIRGGLHATWLAYLGLSLVLGLGAAAAGWKTGKAIADAGGAAQ from the coding sequence GTGAAGCGTGCGCTTGATGAGCGCCGGGCCGTGCCGCGCCCCGGCGTTCCGGGCTGGAAGGCCTGGGCCGCCGTCGCCGTCGGCGGGCTGATCGGAACGGAGCTGCGGTTCGGCGCCGGCCTCATGTTCCCCGAAAGTGCCGGCGCGGTGCCCTGGACCACGCTGGCCATCAATGTGGCCGGGAGTTTCGTCCTGGCCACCCTGACCACCATCTGGATCGCGCGGCCCAAGACGGCCTTCTGGCTGCGGGCCGGGATCGGTCCGGGCCTGCTAGGGTCATTCACCACCTTTTCGGCGCTCGTGATAGTCATTGACCAGCAGATCCGCGGCGGCCTCCATGCCACATGGCTGGCCTACCTCGGGCTCTCGCTCGTCCTGGGCCTGGGTGCCGCGGCCGCCGGCTGGAAAACCGGCAAGGCGATCGCGGACGCCGGCGGGGCTGCCCAATGA
- a CDS encoding metal-dependent transcriptional regulator, with protein MKTSTPSSSIEDYVKVIYSFTEWQQKPITSTQLAQRLGVANSSVSEMVRKLKDQGLVDHKPYSAVTLTSDGVRLALSMVRRHRLLETFLVQELGYRWDEVHDEAELLEHAVSDTFIERMAAKLGNPSRDPHGDPIPAADGSVLMPSAHRLSELDDGHTGRITRISDENPELLRYLAAEDIDLDAEVEVVGRRPFGGPLVVRIGSAAAPREFDFAEEVASSLWVHSDAVHAGCSVAAHE; from the coding sequence GTGAAGACCAGTACGCCCTCCTCCTCGATCGAGGACTACGTCAAGGTCATCTATTCCTTCACCGAGTGGCAGCAGAAGCCCATCACCTCCACGCAGCTGGCGCAGCGCCTGGGGGTCGCCAACTCCTCGGTGTCCGAAATGGTCCGCAAACTCAAGGACCAAGGCCTCGTAGACCACAAGCCCTATAGCGCCGTCACCCTCACCAGCGACGGTGTCCGGCTCGCCCTCTCCATGGTCCGGCGGCACCGGCTGCTCGAGACGTTCCTTGTCCAGGAGCTCGGGTACCGCTGGGACGAGGTCCACGACGAAGCCGAGCTCCTCGAGCACGCCGTCTCCGACACTTTCATCGAACGGATGGCGGCCAAGCTGGGTAACCCTTCACGCGACCCGCACGGCGACCCCATTCCGGCCGCTGACGGCTCCGTGCTCATGCCCTCCGCCCACCGCCTGAGCGAACTCGACGACGGCCACACCGGCCGGATCACCCGGATTAGCGATGAGAACCCGGAGCTCCTGCGTTATCTTGCCGCCGAGGACATTGATCTCGACGCCGAAGTGGAGGTTGTGGGCCGCAGGCCGTTCGGCGGCCCGCTCGTGGTGCGGATCGGTTCCGCCGCAGCGCCCCGCGAATTTGATTTTGCCGAGGAAGTCGCTTCATCCCTCTGGGTCCACAGCGATGCCGTGCACGCAGGCTGCAGTGTGGCGGCCCATGAGTGA
- a CDS encoding alpha-amylase family glycosyl hydrolase gives MFSSINNIPWTKLLKQNHYHPSPRDWSDQVIYFLLIDRFSNELEDGYRDAAGRIVQGSTPLFSPADANNAVQTTAEVQNWENAGTQWLGGTLNGIKSKLGYLKRLGVTALWISPVLRQRPGVDDYHGYGIQNFLEVDPHFGTAQDFKELVGAAHAAGLYVILDVILNHSADVFQYDTVDPATGQPCVPVWTGATYPVAGWRDPGGVPSLPFPAPVNPPDVDSAVWPRELQADGVFTCKGRIANWDAIPEKTEGDFIGLKDIHHGTGPVDEYIPSAAFHTVIDAYRYWIAFADVDGFRVDTVKHMDPGATRYFASAIHEFAQSIGKDAFFLVGEITGSRDEAIGLRDATGLDAALGLADVQGRMVEAVKGWANPAEYFDLFRNSIQAGKESHTWFRNHVVTAFDDHDLVRQGSSYKARFAADQDGRALELAILAMNAATLGIPCIYYGSEQRFDGKFPPEVNPRPADDFKADRYIREAMFGGPFGSFRSRGRHFFDESGATYQHLADILALRKRELALRRGRQYLRPLSEDGLSFWYPERIGLGRMTSIVAWSRILSNREVVCAVNTDWAAPLTAWVTVDAALHSAGDQFECIYSTDKSTIGSLVAAEPRNGLAIRIDVPAAGFVVLAPK, from the coding sequence ATGTTTTCCAGCATCAATAACATTCCGTGGACGAAGCTTCTGAAGCAGAACCACTATCACCCGTCGCCCCGCGACTGGTCGGACCAGGTGATCTACTTCCTGTTGATAGACCGTTTCTCCAACGAGTTGGAGGATGGCTACCGGGATGCTGCCGGCCGGATCGTGCAGGGCAGCACGCCACTGTTTTCGCCGGCGGACGCGAACAACGCCGTCCAGACCACGGCCGAGGTCCAGAACTGGGAGAATGCTGGCACCCAGTGGCTCGGCGGCACCCTGAACGGGATAAAGTCCAAACTTGGCTACCTGAAGCGGCTGGGGGTTACCGCGCTCTGGATCAGCCCGGTACTGCGGCAAAGGCCCGGGGTGGATGACTACCACGGCTACGGCATTCAGAACTTCCTCGAAGTTGATCCCCATTTCGGCACCGCCCAGGACTTCAAGGAGCTGGTGGGCGCCGCCCATGCGGCCGGGCTCTATGTCATCCTCGACGTCATCCTCAACCATTCGGCGGACGTGTTCCAATACGACACCGTGGATCCTGCCACCGGGCAGCCCTGCGTTCCGGTGTGGACCGGCGCCACCTATCCGGTCGCCGGCTGGCGGGATCCCGGCGGCGTTCCAAGCCTGCCCTTCCCCGCTCCGGTGAATCCGCCCGATGTGGACAGCGCTGTGTGGCCCCGCGAGCTCCAGGCCGACGGCGTCTTTACCTGTAAGGGCCGGATCGCCAACTGGGACGCCATCCCGGAGAAGACCGAGGGGGACTTCATCGGGCTGAAGGACATCCATCATGGAACGGGGCCGGTGGACGAATACATTCCGTCGGCGGCCTTTCACACCGTCATCGACGCGTACCGGTACTGGATCGCCTTTGCCGACGTGGACGGCTTCCGCGTGGACACCGTCAAACACATGGACCCGGGTGCCACGCGCTACTTCGCCTCCGCAATTCACGAGTTCGCGCAGTCCATCGGCAAGGACGCGTTCTTTCTCGTCGGGGAAATTACCGGGAGTCGAGACGAAGCCATCGGGCTCCGGGACGCTACCGGGCTGGATGCCGCCCTGGGCCTAGCGGACGTTCAAGGACGGATGGTCGAGGCGGTGAAGGGGTGGGCCAACCCGGCCGAATACTTCGATCTCTTCCGCAACTCGATCCAGGCCGGCAAGGAAAGCCACACCTGGTTCCGCAATCACGTCGTCACGGCCTTCGACGATCACGACCTCGTCCGCCAGGGATCAAGCTACAAGGCGAGGTTTGCCGCTGATCAGGACGGCCGCGCCCTGGAGCTTGCCATTCTTGCCATGAACGCCGCCACGCTGGGCATCCCGTGCATCTACTACGGCAGCGAACAGCGCTTCGACGGGAAATTCCCGCCGGAGGTCAATCCCCGGCCCGCGGACGATTTCAAGGCAGACCGGTACATCAGGGAAGCGATGTTCGGAGGTCCTTTTGGATCGTTTCGAAGCCGCGGACGGCACTTTTTCGATGAGTCAGGGGCCACGTACCAGCATCTTGCGGACATCCTGGCGCTTCGGAAGAGGGAACTCGCGCTCCGCCGCGGACGCCAGTACCTGCGCCCCCTCTCCGAGGACGGCCTCAGCTTCTGGTATCCGGAGCGCATCGGTCTTGGGAGAATGACGTCAATAGTGGCGTGGAGCCGGATCCTGTCGAACAGGGAGGTCGTCTGCGCCGTCAACACTGACTGGGCCGCCCCGCTTACAGCCTGGGTGACCGTTGATGCGGCTCTGCACTCGGCCGGTGACCAGTTTGAGTGCATCTATTCAACTGACAAAAGCACGATAGGGTCGCTTGTCGCAGCCGAGCCCCGGAACGGCCTGGCGATCAGGATCGACGTTCCTGCGGCGGGTTTCGTCGTCCTGGCGCCTAAATAG
- the prfB gene encoding peptide chain release factor 2, with translation MANIDFPAEIRALRATYASIENVSNVEALKEDIAELSERAGEPNLWDDPAAAQVITSKLSHKQSELERLNKLAARIDDLEVLVELGQDEDDADSMGEAAAELESVRKALADLEVVTLLSGEFDEREAVVTIRAGAGGVDAADFAEMLLRMYLRWAERHGYPTTIMDTSYAEEAGLKSATFEVKAPYAYGTLSVEAGTHRLVRISPFDNQGRRQTSFAAVEVIPLIEQTDSIDIPDNEIRVDVFRSSGPGGQSVNTTDSAVRLTHIPTGTVVSMQNEKSQLQNRAAALRVLQSRLLLLKKEQEDAEKKAFAGDVKASWGDQMRSYVLNPYQMVKDLRTEHEVGNTSAVFDGEIDDFIDAGIRWRTDNRNAVK, from the coding sequence ATGGCAAACATTGATTTTCCCGCTGAAATCCGCGCGCTGCGGGCCACCTATGCGTCCATCGAGAATGTCTCGAACGTCGAGGCGCTCAAGGAAGACATCGCCGAGCTCAGCGAGCGGGCCGGCGAACCCAATCTGTGGGACGACCCCGCCGCGGCGCAGGTCATCACCTCCAAGCTCTCGCACAAGCAGTCCGAACTCGAGCGCCTGAACAAGCTGGCCGCCCGGATCGATGACCTCGAGGTCCTCGTCGAGCTCGGCCAGGACGAGGACGACGCCGACTCCATGGGCGAGGCCGCCGCGGAGCTGGAATCGGTCCGCAAGGCGCTGGCCGACCTCGAGGTGGTCACGCTGCTTTCCGGCGAGTTCGACGAACGCGAGGCCGTGGTGACCATCCGGGCCGGCGCGGGCGGCGTGGACGCGGCGGACTTCGCCGAAATGCTGCTGCGCATGTACCTGCGCTGGGCCGAACGCCACGGCTACCCGACCACCATCATGGACACGTCCTACGCCGAAGAAGCCGGGCTGAAGTCCGCGACCTTCGAGGTCAAGGCGCCCTACGCCTACGGCACGCTCAGCGTCGAAGCCGGCACCCACCGCCTGGTCCGGATCAGCCCGTTCGACAACCAGGGCCGCCGCCAGACCTCCTTCGCCGCCGTCGAAGTGATCCCGCTGATCGAGCAGACGGACTCCATCGACATCCCGGACAACGAGATCCGCGTGGACGTGTTCCGGTCCTCCGGCCCCGGCGGGCAGTCCGTCAACACCACCGACTCCGCCGTCCGACTGACCCACATCCCCACCGGCACGGTGGTGTCCATGCAGAACGAGAAATCGCAGCTGCAGAACCGCGCGGCCGCCCTGCGGGTGCTCCAGTCCCGCCTCCTGCTGCTGAAGAAGGAACAGGAAGACGCCGAGAAGAAGGCGTTCGCCGGCGACGTCAAAGCCTCCTGGGGCGACCAGATGCGCTCCTATGTCCTCAACCCGTACCAGATGGTCAAGGACCTTCGCACCGAGCACGAGGTCGGCAACACTTCGGCGGTGTTCGACGGCGAAATCGACGACTTCATCGACGCCGGGATCCGCTGGCGGACAGACAACCGCAACGCCGTGAAGTAG
- the smpB gene encoding SsrA-binding protein SmpB yields the protein MPKESGRKVVATNRKARHDYHILDTYEAGIALMGTEVKSLREGHASMVDGFCTFYNDELWMEGIHIPEYHQGSWTNHAARRRRKLLLHREELTKISHKIRESGFTIVPLQLYFVDGRAKVEIGVARGKKEYDKRQTLREQQDKREAQRVMRERNRR from the coding sequence GTGCCCAAAGAAAGTGGCCGTAAGGTAGTGGCCACCAACCGCAAGGCCCGGCACGACTACCACATCCTGGACACTTACGAGGCCGGCATCGCGCTGATGGGCACGGAAGTCAAGTCCCTGCGCGAAGGCCACGCCTCGATGGTGGACGGCTTCTGCACCTTCTATAACGACGAGCTGTGGATGGAGGGCATCCACATCCCCGAGTACCACCAGGGGAGCTGGACCAACCACGCCGCGCGCCGGCGCCGGAAGCTGCTGCTGCACCGCGAAGAGCTCACGAAAATCTCGCACAAGATCCGGGAATCCGGGTTCACGATCGTGCCGCTGCAGCTCTACTTCGTGGACGGCCGCGCGAAGGTGGAAATTGGCGTCGCCCGCGGTAAGAAGGAATACGACAAGCGTCAGACGCTGCGCGAGCAGCAGGACAAGCGTGAGGCCCAGCGGGTCATGCGCGAACGGAACCGGCGCTAG
- a CDS encoding SHOCT domain-containing protein: MGLLRGMARTAVVAGTATAVSGRVQRRQANKFAEKDAATAAKQQEAYDAQMAQQEPPPAYQQPVYQQPAPPPPPAAPAGGITDDAIQQLKELGALKEQGILTEEEFVAQKAKILGT, encoded by the coding sequence ATGGGACTTCTTAGGGGTATGGCGCGGACTGCGGTGGTGGCCGGGACGGCAACCGCGGTCAGCGGCCGGGTCCAGCGCCGGCAGGCCAACAAGTTTGCTGAGAAGGACGCCGCGACGGCAGCCAAGCAGCAGGAGGCCTACGATGCGCAGATGGCCCAGCAGGAGCCGCCGCCTGCCTATCAGCAGCCCGTCTACCAGCAGCCGGCTCCCCCGCCCCCGCCTGCGGCCCCCGCGGGCGGCATCACCGACGACGCCATCCAGCAGCTCAAGGAGCTCGGAGCGCTGAAGGAGCAAGGGATCCTCACCGAGGAAGAGTTCGTGGCCCAAAAGGCGAAGATCCTCGGGACGTAG
- a CDS encoding pilus assembly protein TadG-related protein: MLVLSIGFVVIALLLATVVAAASSVYLEHKKLLSLADGASVAAADSFTLGQLGNAGGTPSAVLSGARVRSAAVDYLDRNGAFGHFSGLSVAPSTGSPDGATAVVVLSAAVHPPVVNFLVPDGIRIEATSTARSRLSR; the protein is encoded by the coding sequence GTGCTCGTGCTGAGCATCGGCTTCGTCGTGATTGCCCTGCTTCTCGCGACCGTTGTGGCGGCCGCCTCCAGCGTCTACCTTGAACACAAGAAACTGCTCTCCCTCGCCGACGGCGCGTCGGTGGCCGCCGCGGACAGTTTCACCCTCGGGCAGCTGGGGAACGCCGGCGGCACGCCCTCCGCGGTGCTCAGCGGGGCCAGGGTACGCAGCGCCGCCGTCGACTATCTGGACCGCAACGGCGCTTTCGGCCATTTCAGCGGGCTGAGCGTGGCACCGTCGACGGGCAGCCCGGACGGTGCCACCGCCGTCGTGGTGCTTAGCGCAGCGGTCCACCCGCCGGTGGTGAACTTCCTTGTCCCGGACGGCATCCGGATCGAGGCGACGTCGACGGCGCGGTCCCGCCTCAGCCGCTGA
- a CDS encoding TadE/TadG family type IV pilus assembly protein has protein sequence MRNHSPREASGRHGKDPGRGHDLEHGSAVVDFVLIGSLLTLFFLAIVQLTLVLHVRNTLIDAAASGARYGTLADRGSGDARDRTVQLITAALNAEFAGDVTTSESTYQGIRTLEVTVRAPLPVIGFIGPRALLEVRGHAAIQP, from the coding sequence ATGCGCAACCACAGCCCCCGCGAGGCGAGCGGCCGGCACGGCAAGGACCCGGGGCGCGGTCACGACCTTGAACACGGTTCAGCCGTAGTTGACTTCGTGCTGATCGGCTCCTTGCTGACGCTGTTCTTCCTCGCGATCGTCCAGCTCACTTTGGTCCTTCACGTCCGAAACACCCTGATCGACGCCGCCGCCTCGGGCGCCAGGTACGGCACGCTGGCGGACCGCGGCTCCGGGGATGCCAGGGACCGGACGGTCCAGCTGATCACAGCAGCCCTCAACGCCGAGTTCGCCGGGGACGTAACCACCAGCGAATCGACGTACCAGGGCATCCGCACACTGGAGGTGACAGTCCGCGCACCGTTGCCGGTCATCGGCTTCATCGGTCCCCGGGCGCTCCTGGAGGTGCGCGGTCATGCTGCCATCCAGCCGTGA
- a CDS encoding M23 family metallopeptidase, whose protein sequence is MTPTARRSLRQSLRLRLVGRRSRMISATLALVLAGTMGASSPAAFADDLEDQQAALREEAARVQHSLEFVDGRIAQAAADLVLYQGQLPGAQQALLDAQGRVAGAVQEVEALAARVDLAQQNKAKITQQLESDKQKIADTRKLIGQIATQAYKSGGVPSNLSLFFGSNQGGSLTDTIDLADQALRSQNSAMDKLTQQNATNVNAQARLAAVEAEITDLKAKADAALAREKAARDEAEAKKAAVDKLIADTTRLDAELQAAKPGIQNQLAQVKAQQDAVAAEIAERDRKLREAWEAEQRRIAEAAAAAARARGQAVQPYVPPAQGSPSAFGLRHPFPGNIPITSGFGWRATPPGTIDFYGQGGYMHTGIDFGAACGTPVYAAAAGTVFSAGWANDGGGNNVKISHGVVQGNSLTTIYYHNTSVTVSVGQHVAQGQLIAYSGTTGNSTGCHSHFETWLNGRAVDPMNLL, encoded by the coding sequence ATGACACCGACGGCCCGCCGCTCCCTCCGGCAGTCCCTCCGGCTTCGCCTGGTGGGACGCCGCAGCCGGATGATCAGCGCCACCCTGGCGCTGGTCCTGGCCGGAACCATGGGAGCCTCGAGTCCGGCGGCATTCGCGGACGACCTCGAGGACCAGCAGGCCGCGCTCCGCGAGGAGGCGGCCCGGGTCCAGCATTCCCTCGAATTCGTGGACGGCCGGATCGCCCAGGCCGCGGCGGACCTGGTCCTGTACCAGGGCCAGCTCCCCGGCGCCCAGCAGGCACTCCTTGACGCCCAGGGCCGGGTAGCCGGAGCGGTCCAGGAGGTGGAGGCCCTCGCGGCCCGGGTGGACCTGGCGCAGCAGAACAAGGCGAAGATCACGCAACAGCTCGAATCGGACAAGCAGAAAATTGCTGACACAAGGAAGCTGATCGGGCAGATCGCAACCCAGGCCTACAAGTCCGGCGGCGTCCCGTCCAACCTCTCGTTGTTCTTCGGCTCGAACCAGGGCGGCAGCCTGACGGACACCATCGACCTGGCGGACCAGGCCCTGCGGAGCCAGAACTCCGCGATGGACAAGCTCACCCAGCAGAACGCCACCAACGTCAACGCGCAGGCCCGGCTGGCGGCAGTCGAGGCCGAGATCACGGATCTCAAGGCCAAGGCCGACGCCGCGCTGGCGCGGGAAAAGGCCGCCCGGGACGAGGCTGAAGCCAAGAAGGCCGCCGTGGACAAGCTCATCGCCGACACCACCAGGCTGGACGCCGAACTCCAGGCCGCCAAGCCCGGCATCCAGAACCAGCTCGCCCAGGTCAAGGCGCAGCAGGACGCCGTCGCCGCCGAAATCGCCGAACGCGACCGGAAGCTGCGTGAGGCCTGGGAGGCCGAGCAGCGGCGCATCGCCGAAGCCGCAGCGGCCGCGGCCCGGGCGCGGGGACAAGCCGTCCAGCCTTATGTCCCGCCCGCCCAGGGCTCGCCGTCCGCCTTCGGCCTGCGGCACCCGTTCCCCGGGAACATCCCGATCACGTCCGGGTTTGGCTGGCGCGCCACGCCGCCGGGCACCATCGACTTCTACGGCCAGGGCGGCTACATGCACACCGGGATCGACTTCGGCGCCGCCTGCGGCACGCCCGTCTACGCCGCGGCTGCCGGCACCGTCTTCTCGGCCGGCTGGGCCAACGACGGCGGCGGCAACAACGTCAAGATCTCCCACGGCGTGGTCCAGGGCAACTCGCTGACCACGATCTACTACCACAACACGTCCGTGACGGTCTCTGTCGGCCAGCACGTTGCGCAGGGTCAGCTGATCGCGTATTCGGGAACCACCGGCAACTCCACGGGCTGCCACTCGCACTTCGAGACCTGGCTCAACGGCCGCGCCGTGGACCCGATGAACCTGCTGTAG
- a CDS encoding CrcB family protein, protein MTALLVGVFGVAGALLRFAVDSFFAHHQGTRPHWPWATLAVNVAGSFIIGLSVGLTGHLELGADWHAGVATGLAGGLTTFSSWSTATVRLVSETRYRAAALNIGANLVAGLAAAGLGLFLAG, encoded by the coding sequence ATGACCGCCCTCCTGGTGGGAGTCTTCGGTGTGGCAGGCGCCCTCCTGCGGTTCGCCGTCGACTCCTTCTTCGCCCACCACCAGGGCACCCGTCCGCACTGGCCATGGGCAACGCTGGCAGTCAACGTCGCAGGATCGTTCATCATCGGACTGTCCGTGGGCCTGACCGGCCACCTGGAGCTGGGAGCCGACTGGCATGCCGGCGTCGCGACCGGACTGGCCGGCGGCCTGACAACTTTCAGCTCCTGGAGCACCGCAACGGTGCGCCTCGTCAGCGAGACACGATACCGGGCGGCAGCGCTAAACATAGGCGCAAATCTCGTCGCGGGCCTCGCCGCCGCGGGCCTCGGGCTCTTCCTCGCCGGCTGA